CATCCATTAAAGCGGAAAGTTTTTCTTTCTGCATGCCTAATACCTTTTCCAGTATCCCGCTATCGTCAACGCCTGATAAGCGGTTGAACTTTATTATCAATAGCTTCTCGCGCACGGAAAATACGTGAGCGAACCGTCCCGACCGGACAATCCATGATGGCAGCTATCTCTTCATAGCTAAGGCCATCCAGTTCCCGTAACGTAATTGCCATACGTAAATCTTCCGGGAGCGACTCGATCGTTCGAAAAACTATTTGTCTCAGCTCTTCTGACAACATTAAGTTCTCAGGGTTCGAAATTTCTTTCAATGCACCGCCACTTTCGAAGTTTTCTGCTTCAATCGCATCAATATCACTTGATGGCGGACGACGTCCCTGAGCAACCAGATAATTCTTTGCTGTATTGACAGCAATACGATACAGCCAGGTGTAAAAAGCACTATCTCCCCGGAAAGAATCCAGCGCGCGATAGGCCTTAATGAAAGACTCTTGTACCACATCAGGGACATCCCCTGACGGGACATAACGGGACACCAGACTTGCCACTTTATGCTGGTAGCGCACTACCAGTAAGTTAAAGGCTTTCTGATCTCCCTTCTGGACCCGTTCTACCAGGACCTGGTCCGTTAACTGCTCGCTCATCCGAGGTAATGTCTCCCCAAACCTAAATTCCACGCGTTATCGAAACGCCACTCTAAAAACACTGCAATGTGAGCAAGCAGGGGATTAGAGTGTCTATTCATCAGTAAGTTCCGTTACGCTTTTGTTTTTGTTCATCGTGTCGCAGACAGTTCATTTTCTCTCATTATATGTCTGTTAACGATACGTACCCCAATTTCTGATAGTAAAGGGCATTTTTACAGCCAGCAGAGTACCGCAACAAAGGTATTATTTCACCACAAAATCTGAAGCTAACGATCTGCTTCGCAAAATATTTTCGCGCATTTGCACGATTTTATCCTCTCCGCCGATGTTTAGGCTGCGCAACACACAATAAAAAAAACGTGCTGTACATCGCGTACCGGTGCTATTCTGGCCAAACACTGTTTAGTAAATTAAACAAAAATCATGAACACAACTCCAGAACTCCAATGTGATGTACTGATTATTGGCAGCGGCGCAGCTGGCCTGTCCCTCGCACTTCGCCTGGCTTCTCAGCAGAAAGTGATTGTCCTGAGTAAAGGGCCAATGAGCGAAGGCTCAACCTTCTACGCGCAAGGTGGTATTGCGGCTGTGTTTGATGAAACAGACAGCATCGCGTCACATGTCGAAGACACCTTAATAGCCGGCGCAGGAATTGTTGATGAGCATGCCGCTGAATTTGTAGCCAGCAATGCACGTCACTGTGTTCAATGGCTTATCGATCAGGGCGTTTTATTCGATACGCATATTCAGCCGAATGGTGAAGAGGGCTATCACCTCACCCGTGAAGGGGGTCATAGTCACCGTCGCATTTTGCACACTGCCGACGCCACGGGTAAAGAAGTTGAAACCACGCTGGTGAGCCAGGCGCGTAACCATCCGAACATTCAGGTACTCGAGCGCAGCAACGCGGTCGATTTGATTGTTTCCGATAAGATTGGGCTGCCGGGAACGCGACGAGTCGTTGGCGCATGGGTCTGGAACCGTAATAAAGAAAAAGTGGAAACCTGTCAGGCAAAATCTGTGGTGCTGGCAACGGGCGGTGCTTCTAAAGTTTACCAATATACGACAAACCCAGACATCTCCTCAGGCGATGGCATTGCGATGGCCTGGCGTGCCGGCTGCCGTGTCGCCAATCTGGAATTTAATCAGTTTCATCCAACAGCGTTGTTCCATCCTCAGGCGCGCAACTTTCTGTTGACCGAAGCCCTGCGTGGCGAAGGCGCTCACCTTAAACGCCCCGACGGCTCGCGGTTTATGCCAGACTTTGATTCCCGCGGTGAACTTGCTCCGCGCGATATTGTGGCGCGCGCCATTGACCATGAAATGAAGCGTCTCGGCGTCGATTGCATGTATCTCGACATCAGCCATAAACCCGCTGATTTTGTGCGTCAGCACTTCCCGACCATCTACGAGAAATTACTCGGACTGGGGATCGATCTGACCAAAGAACCCGTTCCTATTGTCCCCGCTGCGCACTATACATGCGGCGGCGTGATGGTAGACGATCATGGACGGACAGACGTTGATGGTCTTTACGCGATCGGCGAGGTGAGTTACACCGGGCTGCATGGTGCCAACCGCATGGCGTCTAACTCGCTGCTTGAATGTCTGGTTTATGGCTGGTCAGCTGCAGAAGATATCACCAAACGTACGCCCTATGCCCGCAAGGTAGAATCGCTTCCCGCCTGGGATGAGAGTCGAGTCGATAATCCGGATGAACTCGTGGTCATTCAGCATAACTGGCATGAGTTAAGACTGTTTATGTGGGATTACGTTGGGATTGTGCGGACCACGAAACGTCTGGAACGCGCGCTGCGGCGCATTACTATGCTCCAGCAAGAAATCGATGAGTATTACGCTCATTTCCGCGTATCCAATAACCTGCTTGAGCTGCGCAACCTGGTACAGGTTGCAGAGTTGATTGTGCGGTGTGCCATGATGCGTAAAGAAAGTCGAGGCTTACATTACACGCTGGATTACCCCGATCAACTGGAAGAATCGGGGCCGTCGATTCTAGCCCCACTTGTTCACATAAACAGATAAAATGCCTGGGTCAGCGCGGTGTAATCTTCGGAGTAACGCTGGTCTGGCCCACGAATCACCATTCTGTCGCTAAAGCACTCTCCCTCTTTCGGCGATAGCGCCAGTAATACCCGGTGAGGCAGTTTTCCATCGGTATCGGCAATATCGGTTCGCAGACGTAAAAACCAGCCGATGTCGAGCGCAGTCTTGATAAAAGTATTCCCGGTATTTTCGGGTAATACGACGCAGAAAAAACCTTCTTCCGAGATTAAATTGGCTGCCGCAGCTAAAAGCGCAGGATGCCCAAGCGAACCGGTATAGCGAGCCTGTTCACGCTCTGGCGTGCCGCAGTCAACGCCAGGCTCATAATAAGGGGGATTGCTAACGATAAGATCGTAACGCGCCGTTTGCTCGGGCGCCCACGCCAGAATATCAGCGCACTGAACCTGAACGCGTTCAGCCCAAGGGGATTCAGCGGCGTTTTCACTGGCCTGATTCGCTGCCTGAGCATCCAGTTCGACCGAGTCAATCGTGACATGCTGCTCGGTACGTTGCGCCAGCATCAGCGCTAAAAGGCCACTTCCGCTACCGATATCCAAAATTCGCTTTACGCCCGCGACGGGAGCCCATGCACCGAGTAAAATACCGTCAGTACCGACCTTCATCGCGCAACGATCGTGAGCTACAAAGAACTGTTTAAAAGTGAAACCATCGCGGCGCAACAGCGCTTTGGGTTGGGACATGTCAAAACAACCTTCTTAAATGAAACTGGAGTAGCATAGGGGAAAGCGAAGTGGTGGAAAAGGGATATCCATACAAACAGATGAAGATTGCAGCCATAACGTCTATAATCAGCGCCCCACACAGAGGTAGAACATGACTGTAACGACTTTTTCCGAACTTGAACTCGATGAATGCCTGCTGGAAGCTCTCCAGAATAAAGGCTTCACACGCCCGACTGCCATCCAGGCGGCTGCCATTCCGCCTGCGTTAGAAGGCCGTGATGTACTCGGTTCTGCGCCGACAGGCACCGGTAAAACGGCGGCGTACTTGCTGCCTGTCTTGCAGCATCTTATTGATTTCCCTCGCAAGAAATCTGGCCCGCCGCGTATTTTGATTCTGACACCTACACGTGAGTTAGCCGTTCAGGTAGCAGAACATGCGCGTGAATTAGCCGCAAAAACGCATCTGGACATTGCCACCATCACCGGTGGTGTCGCCTACATGAACCACGCCGAAGTGTTCAGTGAGAACCAGGATATCGTGGTAGCGACGACCGGCCGTTTGATGCAATACATCAAAGAAGAGAACTTTGACTGCCGCGCAGTAGAAACGCTGATCCTTGATGAAGCAGACCGTATGCTGGAACTGGGCTTTGCGCAGGATATCGAGCATATCGCAGGCGAAACGCGCTGGCGCAAACAGACGATGCTGTTCTCCGCAACGCTTGAAGGCGATGCGATCAAAGATTTTGCTGAGCGTCTTCTGGAAGATCCGGCCGAAGTTTCTGCCACGCCTTCTACGCGTGAGCGCAAAAAGATCCACCAGTGGTATTACCGCGCAGATAACTTTGAACACAAGCTTGAGCTGCTGAAGCATCTGCTCAAACAAGATGACACGACGCGTACCATTGTTTTTGTTCGTAAACGCGAGCGCGTACATGAGTTGGCCGCTCAGTTGCGTTCAGCGGGTATCGATAACTGTTATCTTGAAGGCGACATGCCGCAGGTGAAACGCACCGAAGGGATTAAACGTCTGACTGAGGGTCGCGTTAATGTTCTGGTGGCTACCGACGTAGCGGCGCGCGGTATCGACATTCCTGAAGTAAGCCATGTTATTAACTTTGACATGCCGCGCAGCGGGGATACCTATCTTCACCGTATCGGTCGTACCGGACGTGCAGGCCTGAAGGGTACGGCTATTTCTTTGGTTGAGGCGCATGACTATCTGCTGCTTCAGAAAGTAGGCCGTTACATCGAAGAGCCCGTTAAAGCGCGCGTAATTGATGAGTTACGCCCTACGACGCGTCCGCCGAGCGAGAAAATGACGGGTAAACCGTCTAAGAAAGTGCTCGCTAAACGCGAAGAGCAGAAACAGAAAGAAAAAGAAAAACCGCGCGTGAAGGACCGTCACCGTGATGCCAAGAATATTGGCAAACGCCGTAAGCCGAGTGGCTCAACAGCGACTTCTAACAAAGAAGAATAAAAAAACGCCGGGCTCATTACCCGGCGTTTTTATTTCTAGCGGATCTTACAGGCTAGCAGTAAAGGTACGAGCAATCACATCGCGCTGCTGTTCTGGCGTCAGTGAATTGAAGCGTACGGCATAACCTGAAACGCGGATGGTCAGCTGCGGATATTTTTCTGGATGCTTAACCGCATCTTCCAGGGTCTCGCGACGCAGTACGTTGACGTTCAGGTGTTGTCCACCTTCAACGCGTACTTCTGGTTGGATCTCCATTGGGATTTCACGGTATTCGATTTCGCCCAGTTTGTTTACTGGCACAATTTGGTCTTCCGCAAAACCGGCTTTCGCCACGACGCAACGCGCTTCACCTTTCTCGCTGTCCAGCAGCCAAAAAGAATTCAACAGGTCGTCATTTGCAGCTTTAGTGATCTGGATACCCGTAATCATATGATGCCTCCCATAACCTACATTATTTGGTGTCGGCCATTAGCGGCCAATTGGTAAAACCATTGTTTCTTGAGTGTATATATATCAGTCGAACCCGCCCAATTCATTGACCTAAATCAACAAAAAACAGACCTTACAAATTGTGTGGTTTGAATTTGTTGTTTTATATCAATTTTCACACCGTGGAATCTGGGTATGTTTTCGTTCTTTTCAAGTCTTAAGGGCTTTATCCCTAACGGATTTTGCGCCTCCGGCATTAACGGTTAAGCTAGGCGCAGATAAAATTCGCAGGAGAGCGAGATGACCACTTCATTAACATGGCATGACGTGTTGGCTGATGAAAAACAACAACCCTATTTTGTTAATACGCTGAATACTGTCGCCGCTGAAAGGCAGTCAGGCCAAACAATCTACCCGCCGCAAAAAGATGTGTTTAACGCTTTCCGCTACACCGAGCTCAATAACGTCAAAGTCGTGATCCTGGGTCAGGATCCCTACCACGGCCCAGGACAAGCGCATGGTTTGGCTTTCTCTGTTCGTCCGGGTATTGCCACACCACCTTCTCTGCTGAACATGTATAAGGAGCTGGAAGGTTCTCTGCCTGGCTTTGTTCGCCCTGCTCATGGCTATCTGGAGAGCTGGGCGCATCAGGGTGTGCTGCTTCTCAATACGGTACTGACCGTGCGGGCAGGACAGGCGCATTCTCATGCCAGCCTCGGATGGGAAACGTTCACCGACAAAGTGATTAGCCTGATCAACGAGCATCGAGAAGGCGTTGTGTTTTTACTGTGGGGAGCGCATGCGCAGAAGAAAGGGGCAATTATTGATCCCAAGCGCCACCATGTGCTGAAAGCGCCCCATCCTTCTCCGCTGTCTGCTCATCGCGGCTTTTTTGGCTGCAATCATTTTGTGTTAACGAATGAATGGTTAGAAAAACGCGGCGAGAAGCCTATCGACTGGATGCCAGTCTTACCGATGGAAAGTGAGTGATTTTTTAAGCAGATTTAAAGGTTAAGACCAAAATGAATATGCCCGACAATCGCCGGGCATATTAAACAATGCGAGATTACGCTTTGTTTTGACGCCACCATTCAGCCAGCAGAACGCCGGTTGCAACGGAAACGTTAAGGCTTTCTACTTTACCAGTCCCTTCGATAGAAACACTCAGGTCGGCCGTTGAAAGCGCAGCATCGGACAAACCATCGCGTTCCTGACCCAGCACCAGCACCATTTTGCGTGGCAGCGTGGCCTGGAACAGCGGCGTGCCTGTATGGCTGGATGTAGTCACGATGGAATAACCCGCTTTGCGGAACTCCTCAATTGCATCCAGTACGCTTTCGCCTGTGATAGGCTGGACGTGCTCAGCCCCGCCTTCAGCCGTACGAATCGCTGCACCTGACTCGACAATTGCCGCATCCTGCAACAGTACGCCTTTCACGCCGAAGTGTGCGCAGCTACGCATCATTGCGCCCAGATTATGTGGGTTACCCACATCTTCCAGCGCCAGTACACAGTCATCGGCATCCGCCTGGCTGACCCACTGCTTAACGGTTGTGCCGTTACGCTTTTTGATCAGGAAGCAAACGCCACCGTGATGCTCAGTACCCGACGCCTTCGTCAGTTCTTCGTCATCAACAACGTGGTATGCCTTACGGTTTGCAGCCATCCAGCGAAGTGCTTCTTTGAAACGCGGCGTTACGCTCTGGATAAACCAGGCACGAACGATACATTCCGGACGGCTCTGGAACAGGGCCTGACACGCATTTTCACCGTACACACGGGTTTCTTCTGCACGTTGACGGCGCAGCACTTCCGGATCGATGAAGCTTTTACCACTGATTCCGCCGTGATCGGCCTTAGCCGGTGCGTCGTCAGTTGGGGCACGAGATACCGTGCGCCATGGTGAGGAATCACGTTGGAAGTCATCCCGAGGGCGGTCGTCGCGTTTGCGATCGTCACGCTTACGGTCATCACGTTTGCGGTCATCACCGCGGGAATTTTTGTCATCGCGGGCGGGGCGACGGCCACCGTCTGCACGCGACGATGCTGGACGCCCGGCGCCCTTTCCGGTACGCGGATTTACGGTGCGTTTGTCAGAATCATCATCACTGCGGACATACATCACTTTGACCTTGCCGCTTTTATTTTTCAGTTCGTCGTTCATGCTTTTCTCCACCAGCGCTGCGCGAAGCGCGCAGATTACCCGATGTGCAAGCGCATAGCCATTATTTCGTATAAAAGCCTATGACTATTGTTCCTATTGAATAAAACGCATTGTCGTTTCAAACAGGCTCAATGATAATATGTAACATATCGGAAACATTATCGGCATTATGCCGCATTGTCCTAGTGCTCTATCAGAGGTTAGTTATGAATACCGTATGTGCCAACTGCCAGGCTCTTAATCGCATTCCGGAAGGCCGCATTGATGATGGAGCAAAATGTGGGCGTTGCGGTCATGAGCTTTTCGATGGCGACGTGATTAACGCCACGGGTGAAACTCTCGACAAACTGCTGAAAGACGATCTCCCGGTTGTAGTGGATTTCTGGGCACCCTGGTGTGGCCCGTGCCGTAACTTTGCACCCATCTTTGAAGATGTCGCGGAAGAACGCAGCGGCAAAATGCGTTTCGTGAAAGTTAATACCGAAGCTGAACGCGAGCTCAGCGCGCGTTTTCGCATTCGCAGTATTCCGACTATCATGATTTTCAAAAATGGCGAAATGGTGGATATGCTTAATGGTGCCGTACCGAAGGCGCCTTTCGAGAGCTGGCTGAACGAATCGCTCTAACAATCTCGGGGTGCGTCTTGTGCCCCGCAGTTTGCTCTGCGAAAATGGCATTTTCCCTATGCCACTTCTATGACTGATAACGCCGTACTCCAATTACGCGCCGAACGCCTGGCGCGTGCGACCCGTCCTTTTCTCGCTCGTGGCAACCGCGTTCGTCGCTGTCAGCGTTGCCTACTGCCGCTTAAACTTTGCCTGTGTGACACGCTGACTCCCAGCCACGCCAAAAGCCGTTTTTGCCTGGTAATGTTTGATACTGAGCCGATGAAACCCAGCAATACTGGCCGGTTGATTGCCGATATCCTTCCGGATACCGTCGCGTTTCAGTGGTCGCGAACCGATCCTCCTCAGGCACTTCTCGATTTGGTTGCAAATCCAGATTATCAACCGATGGTGGTGTTCCCCGCTTCTTACGCAGGGCCTGACAGGAAGGTGATGTCAACGCCAGCAACGGGAAAGCCTCCGCTGTTCATTATGCTGGATGGCACATGGACCGAAGCGCGGAAAATGTTCCGCAAGAGTCCGTATCTGGATGCACTCCCCGTGATCTCAGTCGATCTCTCCAGGGTGTCGGCCTACCGACTACGCGCGGCTCATGCTGAGGATCAATATTGCACGGCTGAAGTGGCTATCGCTCTGCTGGATCTTGCGGGCGATACCGTTGCGGCCAGCGCTTTGGGGAACCATTTTTCCTGTTTCCGTGAGCGCTATCTGGCAGGAAAACCCAATCGTACGGGAAGCGTCACAGCAGAAGAGTCAGAAAGCGTTTAAAATCATCAGGTCACTCGTGCTTTCAGGAGACTTGTATGAGCCAGCGAGGGCTAGAAGCGCTACTCCGTCCAAAATCGATTGCCGTTATTGGCGCATCCATGAAACCCGATCGTGCGGGATATTTAATGATGCGCAATCTGCTGGCCGGGGGTTTTAATGGCCCGGTGATGCCCGTTACGCCGGCATATAAAGCGGTTCAAGGTGTGCTTGCATGGCCCGATATAGACAGTCTACCTTTTGTGCCCGATCTTGCTGTGCTGTGTACGCATGCCAAACGCAACATCACGTTGCTGGAAGCGTTGGGTGAGAAAGGCTGTAAAACCTGCATCATTCTCTCTTCCCCGCCTGAACAGCAGGCAGAACTCATGGCCTGCGCCAGCCGTTACCAAATGCGCCTGCTGGGGCCAAACAGTCTGGGATTGCTGGCCCCCTGGCAGGGCTTAAACGCCAGTTTCTCTCCAGTCCCGATACGTAAAGGTAAGTTAGCGTTCATTTCTCAATCGGCAGCCGTTTCTAACACGATTCTCGATTGGGCCCAGCAGCGTGAAATGGGGTTTTCGTATTTTATCGCGCTGGGTGATAGCCTCGATATCGATGTGGACGAACTGCTGGATTTCCTCGCGCGTGACAGTAAAACCAGCGCCATACTTCTTTATCTGGAACATTTAAGCGACGCGCGACGCTTTGTCTCCGCTGCTCGCAGTGCCGCGCGTAACAAACCTATTCTGGTCATTAAAAGCGGTCGTAGCCCGGCAGCGCAGCGTCTGCTGCATTCCCATTCAGGTATGGATCCTGCGTGGGACGCCGCCATTCAGCGTGCCGGTCTGCTGCGTGTGCAGGATACTCACGAACTTTTCTCTGCCGTCGAGACGTTGAGCCATATGCGTCCGTTGCGTGGCGAAAGGCTGATGATCATCAGCAACGGTGCGGCTCCCGCTGCATTGGCGCTGGATGAGCTGTGGCTACGCAATGGAAAATTGGCCACGTTGAGTGAAGAGATGCTTGGCAAACTACGTGAAGTATTTCCGGACAGCGTGACGCCTGGTAATCCACTCGATTTACGAGACGATGCAAGCAGCGAGCGTTATATCAAAGCCATTACATTACTGCTGGATAGTCAGGACTTTGATGCGCTGATGGTGATCCATTCCCCTAGCGCCGCTGCTCCAGGAAGCGAAAGCGCCAGAGCGTTAATCGATGCTGTCAAAAATCACCCACGCGGAAAATATGTCACTCTGCTAACCAACTGGTGCGGCGAGTTTTCCTCGCAAGAGGCACGGCGCTTATTCAGCGAAGCGGGACTCCCGACGTATCGCACGCCAGAAGGGACGATTACCGCTTTTATGCACATGGTTGAGTATCGTCGTAACCAAAAACAACTGCGTGAAACGCCCGCGTTACCTGACAATCTTACGGCAAACGCGACCGCGGCTCATAATCTGTTGCGTTCGGCAATCGAAGACGGCGCACGTGCGCTTGATACGCATGAGGTCCAGCCGATCCTTGATGCCTACAGCATACACACTCTGTCGACCTGGATTGCTGGGGATAGCGCCGAGGCTGTTCACATTGCCGAACAGATTGGTTATCCCGTTGCATTGAAACTGCGCTCCCCTGATATTCCGCATAAGTCGGATGTACAAGGGGTGATGCTTTACCTGCGTACTGCAGCGGAAGTGCAACAGGCCGCTGAAGCGATTTTTGATCGCGTCAAAATGGCCTGGCCTCAGGCGAGGGTTCATGGGCTATTGGTACAAAGCATGGCTAATCGGGCCGGAGCGCAAGAACTGAGAGTTGTTGTCGAGCAGGATCCTGTATTTGGCCCGCTGATTATGTTGGGCGAAGGGGGCGTAGAGTGGCACCCAGAAGAACAGGCTGTCGTGGCATTGCCTCCGCTGAATATGAACCTGGCGCGCTATCTGGTAATACAGGCTATCAAGAGTAAAAAAATCCGTGGCCGCAGTGCTCTTCAGCCTCTTGATATTGCCGGGTTAAGCCAATTTTTAGTGCAAGTATCAAACCTGATTGTCGATTGTGCAGAAATACAGCGATTGGATATTCATCCGCTTTTGGCTTCAGGTAACGAGTTTACGGCTTTGGATGTGACGCTGGATATCGCTCCATTTGACGGCGACCGGGAGAATCGGCTGGCCATCCGTCCCTATCCTTTGCACCTGGAAGAGTGGGTTGAGTTAAAGAACGGGGAAAGCGTGCTATTTCGCCCTATCCTTCCTGAAGACGAGCCGCAGCTGCGAGTATTTATCGAACAGGTCACTAAAGAAGATTTGTATTATCGTTACTTTAGCGAGATCAGCGAATTTACCCATGAAGATTTAGCCAATATGACCCAGATCGACTACGATCGGGAAATGGCTTTTGTGGCCGTTCGTCATCATGATAGCGGCGATGAGATCCTGGGCGTGACGCGCGCGATCTCCGATCCTGACAATGTAGATGCGGAATTTGCGGTGCTTGTTCGGTCTGATCTGAAAGGTCTGGGTCTGGGACGGCGACTGCTAGAAAAACTGATCAGTTACACCCGCGATCACGGATTGTTGTGCCTGAATGGCATTACGATGCCCCATAACCGCGGCATGATTACCCTGGCGCGTAAACTTGGATTTGACGTCGATATTCAGTTGGACGAAGGGATTGTTGCTTTGTCGCTTAGTCTGACACCGCCGTTGAGTCGGAAGTAAGGTACTGGAAATGTTGACCACTTAGACTTTACTGGTGGTATCATTGTCCGCTTATGTTGTCTGCAGATGTCAGATAACCCTTCAATGAACAGAGAAGATACGCACTGTGATGTTGTCAAAATTTAAGCGCAATAAACATCAACAACACCTTGCTCAACTACCGAAGATTTCTCAGTCAGTTGATGATGTCGAGTTCTTTTATGCTCCCGCCCATTTTCGGGAGACGCTTCTGGAAAAGATCGCGAGTGCCACTCAGCGTATTTGCATTGTGGCGCTTTATCTTGAACAGGATGAAGGCGGACGTGCCATTTTAAGCGCAGTCTATGAGGCGAAACGGCAGCGCCCGGAACTTGACGTTCGCATCTTAGTTGACTGGCATCGCGCACAACGAGGCCGGATTGGCGCCGCTGCATCAAACACCAATGCAGACTGGTACTGCCGCATGGCTCAGGAAAATCCAGGTGTAGACGTGCGTGTCTATGGCGTACCGGTCAATACACGTGAAGCGCTTGGTGTTCTGCATTTCAAAGGCTTCATCATTGATGACTGTGTCCTTTACAGCGGCGCAAGCATTAATGACGTTTATCTGCACCAGCTTGATAAATATCGTTATGATCGCTACCACCTTATTCGCAATAAACAGATGACGGACATCATGTTTAACTGGGTTGATCAAAACCTGGTACATGGTCGTGGTGTAAATCGCCTTGATGATCCTAATCGTCCAAAGAGCCCAGAAATCAAAAATGACATCCGCCTTTTCCGTCAGGAATTACGCGATGCGGTTTATCATTTTCATGGCGATGCGGATAATGAACAGCTTTCTGTTACGCCATTGGTCGGTTTGGGTAAATCCAGCTTGCTGAACAAGACCATCTATCATTTGATGCCGTGTACCGAGCAAAAATTGACGATCTGTACGCCGTATTTCAATTTACCTGCCATCCTGGTTCGCAACATTATTCAACTGCTGCGTGATGGTAAAAAAGTCGAAATTATCGTCGGTGATAAGACTGCAAATGATTTCTTTATCCCAGAAGATCAGCCATTTAAAATTATTGGCGCTCTGCCTTATCTCTATGAAATTAACCTGCGTCGATTCTTGAGCCGTCTGCAATATTACGTCAATACCGATCAGCTCATCGTTCGTCTCTGGAAGGATGATGACAACAGCTATCATCTGAAAGGTATGTGGGTGGACGATAACTGGATGCTTCTGACAGGGAATAATTTAAACCCACGCGCATGGCGTCTGGATCTTGAAAACGCGATCCTGATTCACGATCCGCGGCACGAACTTTCTGCACAGCGTGAACGTGAACTCGAATTGATCCGTACCCACACACTCACTGTTCGTCACTATCGCGACCTGCAGAGTATTGCAGACTATCCGGTGAAAGTGCGTAAGCTCATCCGCCGTTTACGCCGGATACGTATTGATCGCCTGATTAGCCGCATTTTGTAATGCCTAAGCCCTGTCTTCGACAGGGCTTTTTTTGGAGTTCACGATGCGCTTCCCTTTCCTCTTTAGCCTTCTTCTACTTTCTGGCTGTAGCC
This sequence is a window from Enterobacter sp. 638. Protein-coding genes within it:
- the tapT gene encoding tRNA-uridine aminocarboxypropyltransferase, with protein sequence MTDNAVLQLRAERLARATRPFLARGNRVRRCQRCLLPLKLCLCDTLTPSHAKSRFCLVMFDTEPMKPSNTGRLIADILPDTVAFQWSRTDPPQALLDLVANPDYQPMVVFPASYAGPDRKVMSTPATGKPPLFIMLDGTWTEARKMFRKSPYLDALPVISVDLSRVSAYRLRAAHAEDQYCTAEVAIALLDLAGDTVAASALGNHFSCFRERYLAGKPNRTGSVTAEESESV
- the pat gene encoding protein lysine acetyltransferase, with the translated sequence MSQRGLEALLRPKSIAVIGASMKPDRAGYLMMRNLLAGGFNGPVMPVTPAYKAVQGVLAWPDIDSLPFVPDLAVLCTHAKRNITLLEALGEKGCKTCIILSSPPEQQAELMACASRYQMRLLGPNSLGLLAPWQGLNASFSPVPIRKGKLAFISQSAAVSNTILDWAQQREMGFSYFIALGDSLDIDVDELLDFLARDSKTSAILLYLEHLSDARRFVSAARSAARNKPILVIKSGRSPAAQRLLHSHSGMDPAWDAAIQRAGLLRVQDTHELFSAVETLSHMRPLRGERLMIISNGAAPAALALDELWLRNGKLATLSEEMLGKLREVFPDSVTPGNPLDLRDDASSERYIKAITLLLDSQDFDALMVIHSPSAAAPGSESARALIDAVKNHPRGKYVTLLTNWCGEFSSQEARRLFSEAGLPTYRTPEGTITAFMHMVEYRRNQKQLRETPALPDNLTANATAAHNLLRSAIEDGARALDTHEVQPILDAYSIHTLSTWIAGDSAEAVHIAEQIGYPVALKLRSPDIPHKSDVQGVMLYLRTAAEVQQAAEAIFDRVKMAWPQARVHGLLVQSMANRAGAQELRVVVEQDPVFGPLIMLGEGGVEWHPEEQAVVALPPLNMNLARYLVIQAIKSKKIRGRSALQPLDIAGLSQFLVQVSNLIVDCAEIQRLDIHPLLASGNEFTALDVTLDIAPFDGDRENRLAIRPYPLHLEEWVELKNGESVLFRPILPEDEPQLRVFIEQVTKEDLYYRYFSEISEFTHEDLANMTQIDYDREMAFVAVRHHDSGDEILGVTRAISDPDNVDAEFAVLVRSDLKGLGLGRRLLEKLISYTRDHGLLCLNGITMPHNRGMITLARKLGFDVDIQLDEGIVALSLSLTPPLSRK
- the pssA gene encoding CDP-diacylglycerol--serine O-phosphatidyltransferase, giving the protein MLSKFKRNKHQQHLAQLPKISQSVDDVEFFYAPAHFRETLLEKIASATQRICIVALYLEQDEGGRAILSAVYEAKRQRPELDVRILVDWHRAQRGRIGAAASNTNADWYCRMAQENPGVDVRVYGVPVNTREALGVLHFKGFIIDDCVLYSGASINDVYLHQLDKYRYDRYHLIRNKQMTDIMFNWVDQNLVHGRGVNRLDDPNRPKSPEIKNDIRLFRQELRDAVYHFHGDADNEQLSVTPLVGLGKSSLLNKTIYHLMPCTEQKLTICTPYFNLPAILVRNIIQLLRDGKKVEIIVGDKTANDFFIPEDQPFKIIGALPYLYEINLRRFLSRLQYYVNTDQLIVRLWKDDDNSYHLKGMWVDDNWMLLTGNNLNPRAWRLDLENAILIHDPRHELSAQRERELELIRTHTLTVRHYRDLQSIADYPVKVRKLIRRLRRIRIDRLISRIL